The genomic stretch GGTAATCCACAGCGAGGTTTTACTCAAATTGGTTTCCGGTGCTACGTATGAGCCGTAGGCGATAATTAGGCCGCCGCCGACTGATAGAGAGAACATCGCCAGACCCATGGCGTCGAGCACCATATCGGAATTAATTTGTGAGAAATCCGGCGTGAGAAAATAAGCCACACCTTCCATCGCACCCGGTAAAGTTAATGAGCGCGCGATCAGCACCAACATCAGGCCGAACAGCAGCGGCATTAAGACCTTACTCCAGCGCTCAATCCCTTTTTCTACGCCACACAACACCACCCACATCGTTACGCCCAAAAACAGCACCGTGTAGAGAATCGCCTGTGCGGGATCTGCAATAAATTGACCAAATAAAGCACCCAGCTGATCAACATTGCTGGTAATCGCTGCACCAGTGATTGACTGGTACAAATAGGCAAAGGTCCAACCGCCGACGACCGAATAGAACGATAAAATTACAAACGAGCACAGCACCGATAAGCGTCCCGCCCATGGCCAGAGGCCACCTTTGAGATCGCGGTAGGCGGTGGTCGCCGATTTTTGCGCCGCACGGCCGATAATCATTTCAGCCAATAGCATGCCGATACCCACGGTGAAGACACACGCTAAGTAGACGAGCAAAAATGCGCCACCGCCATTTTTACCTGCCATATACGGAAATTTCCAGATGGCTCCCAAGCCGACGGCAGAGCCTGCCGTGGCTAGAATAAAGCCGAGTTTTGAACCCCAATTTGCTCTTTTCATACGCGAATACCTGAGTTGTGCTTCAAATTAGTTTGCCATGCAGTACATTGTCATGACGAACTACAAGTGCCAGAAAGATAGTGATTTAATTACTTTTAATCTGAAGCCGATTTTAGCCATCAGTTCCCACTCGCGAGTTGGCGATATCCCCAATAAAATCACAGAAAATCAGGCTTTTTTCGGTGAAAATGCTTAATTCCGTCATCCCCTTGCGTTACAATTGCGGATTCTTGCTCGGTAAAGAGTCAATTATTGTTTTGGAGCTACTATGCCTGTAAATATTGCCCCGCTTGATCCTGCGGCTTTGTTGCCCATCGCTGGTGTTGAAATTGGAATTGCCTCGGCAGGGATTAAAAAAGTAGGGCGCAAAGACACGACTTTATTCCGCATTGCGCCGGGATCGCGTGTAGCAGGCGTGTTTACCCTCAATCGCTTTTGCGCGGCACCAGTACGTTTGTGCCAGGAGTATCTGGCTGCAGGTCAGGAGATCCGTGCCTTGGTGATCAATACTGGTAATGCCAATGCCGGCACTGGCGTTGATGGCATGCAACGCGCGCAAGCGATTTGTGCTGCGACTGCGGCGCAATTGGGTGTCAAAACCGAGCAAGTATTGCCGTTCTCAACTGGTGTGATTTTAGAGCCGCTCCCTAGCGACAAAATTATTGCGGTGCTACCCGATGCTGAAGCGAATTTCTCCGCCAGCAATTGGGCTGAAGCTGCCAGCAGCATTATGACCACCGATATCGTGCCGAAAGCCACGAGCACGCAAGTGAATATCGGCGGCAAAACCGTGACGATTACCGGTATCGCCAAAGGTTCGGGCATGATTCACCCGAATATGGCGACGATGCTGGGCTACGTGGCGACGGACGCGGCGATTAGCCAGCCATTGCTGCAGCAAATGCTCAAATACGCAGCCGACCATTCATTCAACAGCATTACCGTGGATGGTGACACCAGCACCAACGACAGCTTTATTCTGATCGCCACTGGCCAAGCGGGGAATGCTGAAGTTGTTGACGCCAACAGTGCCGATTTTGCCGCTCTGCAAGCAGCAGTGGTGCAAGTATCACAATTTTTGGCGCAAGCGATTGTGCGCGACGGCGAAGGCGCGACGAAATTCATTACGATCAATGTTGAAGGCGGCGCAAGCTACCAAGAATGTAAAAACATTGGCTACGCGATTGGCCGCTCGCCACTGGTGAAAACGGCGTTTTTTGCCTCTGACCCTAACTT from Chitinibacter sp. SCUT-21 encodes the following:
- the argJ gene encoding bifunctional glutamate N-acetyltransferase/amino-acid acetyltransferase ArgJ, encoding MPVNIAPLDPAALLPIAGVEIGIASAGIKKVGRKDTTLFRIAPGSRVAGVFTLNRFCAAPVRLCQEYLAAGQEIRALVINTGNANAGTGVDGMQRAQAICAATAAQLGVKTEQVLPFSTGVILEPLPSDKIIAVLPDAEANFSASNWAEAASSIMTTDIVPKATSTQVNIGGKTVTITGIAKGSGMIHPNMATMLGYVATDAAISQPLLQQMLKYAADHSFNSITVDGDTSTNDSFILIATGQAGNAEVVDANSADFAALQAAVVQVSQFLAQAIVRDGEGATKFITINVEGGASYQECKNIGYAIGRSPLVKTAFFASDPNLGRILAAIGYAGIDDLNVDNIEVRLDDVLVAINGGRNPEYQESQGQAVMNKAEIAINIKLNRGEHKGTVWSCDFSYDYVKINAEYRS
- a CDS encoding sodium-dependent transporter, whose protein sequence is MKRANWGSKLGFILATAGSAVGLGAIWKFPYMAGKNGGGAFLLVYLACVFTVGIGMLLAEMIIGRAAQKSATTAYRDLKGGLWPWAGRLSVLCSFVILSFYSVVGGWTFAYLYQSITGAAITSNVDQLGALFGQFIADPAQAILYTVLFLGVTMWVVLCGVEKGIERWSKVLMPLLFGLMLVLIARSLTLPGAMEGVAYFLTPDFSQINSDMVLDAMGLAMFSLSVGGGLIIAYGSYVAPETNLSKTSLWITLLATLACIFAGLLVLPAVFAFNVDPSAGPGLTFITMPAIFAQMPFGQLFAIAFFLLLIFAALTSSVSILEPIVAFLIDEFGFARKTATWAAGLSVFVFSIPAALSFGVLKDFLLFGKNPFDLMDYAASNIMLPAGGLLSALFVGWAIWPRVTQDMQAEGSARILPSFRIVCAWVSPVVIGAIWIHSL